The following are encoded together in the Mumia sp. Pv4-285 genome:
- a CDS encoding CaiB/BaiF CoA transferase family protein, translated as MAAPSAPLSDVRVVEMGQLLAGPFCGQLLGDFGADVIKVEDPRHGDPMRQWGREKPYGKSLWWPVVARNKRSVTADLRDARGQDVVRDLLTHADVLVENFRPGTLERWGLSPESLWEINPGLVVTRVTGFGQSGPYAARAGYGSIGEAMGGIRYVTGDPDKPPARTGVSLGDSLAATFACVGTLVALHSRERTGRGQVVDAAIYESVLALMESMVPEWQIAGYQRERTGTVLPNVSPSNVYPTRDGETILIAANQDTVFRRLADVMGQPDLAEDDRYATHGARGASMDELDALIARWTAQIDAEDLLERLNDGGVPAGRIYRARDMLDDPHFAAREAIVRLQHPDLGEFAVQNVAPKLSETPGSVRHLGPELGEHNDDVYRDLLGMDDDQLTTLREAGVI; from the coding sequence GTGGCTGCTCCTTCCGCACCGCTGTCCGACGTCCGGGTCGTCGAGATGGGGCAGCTCCTTGCGGGCCCGTTCTGCGGCCAGCTCCTCGGCGACTTCGGAGCGGACGTCATCAAGGTCGAGGATCCGCGGCACGGAGACCCCATGCGGCAGTGGGGTCGCGAGAAGCCGTACGGGAAGTCCCTGTGGTGGCCGGTCGTCGCGCGCAACAAGCGCTCGGTGACGGCCGACCTGCGCGACGCACGCGGGCAGGACGTCGTCCGCGACCTGCTCACGCACGCCGACGTGCTCGTCGAGAACTTCCGCCCCGGGACGCTCGAACGCTGGGGCCTCTCGCCCGAGTCGCTCTGGGAGATCAACCCCGGGCTGGTCGTCACCCGCGTCACCGGCTTCGGTCAGAGCGGTCCGTACGCCGCCCGCGCCGGTTACGGCTCGATCGGCGAGGCGATGGGAGGCATCCGCTACGTGACCGGTGACCCGGACAAGCCGCCCGCACGCACCGGCGTCTCGCTCGGCGACTCCCTCGCAGCGACCTTCGCGTGCGTCGGGACGCTGGTGGCGCTGCACTCCCGCGAGCGCACCGGACGCGGCCAGGTCGTCGACGCCGCCATCTACGAGTCGGTGCTGGCGCTGATGGAGTCGATGGTCCCGGAGTGGCAGATCGCGGGCTACCAGCGGGAGCGCACCGGCACCGTCCTCCCGAACGTGTCGCCGAGCAACGTCTACCCGACGCGCGACGGCGAGACGATCCTGATCGCCGCCAACCAGGACACCGTCTTCCGACGGCTGGCCGACGTGATGGGGCAGCCCGACCTGGCCGAGGACGACCGGTACGCGACCCACGGCGCGCGCGGTGCCTCGATGGACGAGCTCGACGCCCTGATCGCGCGGTGGACCGCACAGATCGACGCCGAGGACCTGCTGGAGCGGCTGAACGACGGGGGAGTGCCTGCCGGCCGGATCTATCGCGCCCGCGACATGCTCGACGACCCGCACTTCGCCGCCCGCGAGGCGATCGTCCGTCTCCAGCATCCCGACCTCGGCGAGTTCGCGGTGCAGAACGTGGCACCCAAGCTCTCGGAGACGCCCGGGTCCGTGCGCCACCTCGGGCCGGAGCTCGGCGAGCACAACGACGACGTCTACCGAGACCTGCTCGGGATGGACGATGACCAGCTCACCACGCTGCGCGAGGCAGGCGTGATCTGA
- a CDS encoding hydantoinase/oxoprolinase family protein gives MTYRLGVDVGGTFTDILLVDESSGETYRAKTPSTPHDQSIGVLRGIMQACAAADIGLEEVGDVMHGTTVATNAILEGKGARVGLVTTRGFRQVLQIARSFVPGGLAGWIIWPKPEPLAALEDTVEVGGRIASDGSVVEDLDEDDVRAALEKLAAQGVEALSISLINSYANPEHERRVAKVATEVMGDLTVSVSSSVLPELREYERTLTTVANAYVQPRVARYIANLGEQLAESGVGGRLYILRSDGGLASAATAADNPVSLLLSGPAGGVSGAAWVAEQAGFADFLTFDMGGTSTDVALVQNRIPRIGRETKVGDLTVRATSVDVRTVGAGGGSIAHVPPLTQALRVGPQSAGAVPGPAAYGQGGAEPTVTDANVVLGYLPTSLAGGEVTLDRDAARAAVQTIVEATDLGSVEQAAEGIVDIVNENMLGALRLVSVQQGFDPRDFALVAFGGAGPLHANALGRLTGAWPVIIPPSPGVLCAYGDATTSMRDEAVRTLMRPFSSLDDDALRGQLVELADDARASLIRDGLSESDLTVTYAADLRYHGQGFEIPVTVDAATFDGSGGGLASLRAAFDAEHERLFSFLLDNEHEIVTVRATASGPRPDVAAPVLAAGGEDASGARVGTESIWVDGAAVDAGVYQRDELLAGNVVAGPAVITEMDSTTLVLPGHAATVHPSGSLLIRPIDHSAGDGAEG, from the coding sequence ATGACCTATCGGCTCGGTGTGGACGTCGGAGGCACGTTCACCGACATCCTGCTCGTCGACGAGAGCTCGGGCGAGACCTATCGGGCGAAGACGCCGTCGACGCCGCACGACCAGTCGATCGGCGTCCTCCGGGGCATCATGCAGGCCTGCGCGGCCGCCGACATCGGGCTCGAGGAGGTCGGTGACGTCATGCACGGCACCACGGTCGCGACGAACGCGATCCTCGAGGGCAAAGGGGCGCGCGTCGGGCTGGTGACGACCCGCGGGTTCCGGCAGGTGCTGCAGATCGCGCGGTCGTTCGTCCCCGGCGGTCTCGCCGGCTGGATCATCTGGCCCAAGCCCGAGCCGCTCGCCGCGCTGGAGGACACCGTCGAGGTCGGCGGACGCATCGCCAGCGACGGCTCGGTCGTCGAGGACCTCGACGAGGACGACGTCCGCGCCGCGCTCGAGAAGCTGGCCGCGCAGGGGGTCGAGGCGCTGAGCATCAGCCTCATCAACTCCTATGCCAACCCTGAGCACGAGCGCCGGGTGGCCAAGGTGGCCACGGAGGTGATGGGCGACCTCACGGTGTCGGTGTCCTCGTCGGTCCTGCCCGAGCTGCGCGAGTACGAGCGCACCCTCACCACGGTCGCCAACGCGTACGTGCAGCCGCGCGTCGCCCGCTACATCGCCAACCTCGGTGAGCAGCTCGCCGAGTCAGGCGTCGGTGGCAGGCTCTACATCCTGCGCAGCGACGGAGGGCTCGCCTCGGCGGCGACCGCAGCCGACAACCCCGTCTCGCTGCTGCTGTCGGGACCGGCCGGTGGGGTGAGCGGTGCGGCGTGGGTGGCCGAGCAGGCGGGGTTCGCCGACTTCCTCACCTTCGACATGGGGGGCACCTCGACCGATGTCGCGCTCGTCCAGAACCGGATTCCTCGGATCGGGCGTGAGACGAAGGTCGGTGACCTGACGGTGCGTGCGACCTCGGTCGACGTGCGGACCGTCGGCGCCGGCGGCGGGTCGATCGCGCACGTGCCACCGCTGACGCAGGCGCTGAGGGTAGGCCCGCAGTCGGCGGGGGCGGTGCCCGGACCTGCTGCGTACGGGCAGGGCGGCGCGGAGCCGACGGTCACGGACGCCAACGTCGTCCTCGGCTACCTCCCGACCTCGTTGGCCGGCGGCGAGGTGACCCTGGACCGGGACGCCGCGAGGGCCGCGGTGCAGACCATCGTGGAGGCGACCGACCTCGGCAGCGTCGAGCAGGCCGCCGAGGGGATCGTCGACATCGTCAACGAGAACATGCTGGGCGCGCTGCGGCTCGTCTCCGTGCAGCAGGGGTTCGACCCGCGCGACTTCGCGCTGGTCGCGTTCGGTGGCGCCGGCCCGCTCCACGCGAACGCGCTCGGCCGGCTGACCGGAGCATGGCCGGTCATCATCCCGCCGTCGCCCGGCGTGCTCTGTGCGTACGGCGACGCGACCACGAGCATGCGCGACGAGGCGGTCCGTACGCTGATGCGCCCGTTCTCCAGCCTCGACGACGACGCGCTGCGCGGCCAGCTCGTCGAGCTCGCCGACGACGCGAGGGCCTCGCTGATCCGAGACGGTCTGAGCGAGTCCGACCTGACCGTCACCTACGCGGCAGACCTCCGGTACCACGGGCAGGGCTTCGAGATCCCGGTGACGGTCGACGCCGCGACGTTCGACGGGAGCGGAGGAGGCCTGGCCTCGTTGCGCGCAGCGTTCGACGCGGAGCACGAACGGCTCTTCTCCTTCCTGCTCGACAACGAGCACGAGATCGTCACCGTGCGGGCGACGGCGAGCGGTCCCCGTCCTGACGTCGCAGCCCCGGTCCTCGCCGCCGGTGGCGAGGATGCCTCCGGTGCTCGAGTCGGAACGGAGAGCATCTGGGTCGACGGCGCGGCGGTCGACGCCGGCGTCTACCAGCGTGACGAGCTGCTGGCCGGCAACGTCGTGGCGGGCCCGGCGGTGATCACCGAGATGGACTCCACGACTCTCGTTCTCCCCGGGCACGCCGCCACGGTGCACCCGAGCGGGAGCCTTCTCATCCGACCCATCGACCACAGCGCCGGCGACGGCGCGGAGGGCTGA
- a CDS encoding hydantoinase B/oxoprolinase family protein — protein sequence MAQIIQTATEPLPTVDVDVVTLDLVENALRNARYEMDEVLFRTALSPGIREQHDEFPLIGDPEGKMVVGQFGLSIPDFLENFDGTIQEGDILLTSDPYSCGAAISHANDWLVVMPIYFEGRVVGWASMFGHMSDVGGKTPASMPTDARTIYEEGVVIPPFKLYKAGVLDEDALRIILNQVRKPDWNRADLNGLVAACSTASRRVQELCARFGADTYTSALDALLDRNYRAMKALLQMVFKDGETLSFTDYICDDGVGYGPYELKLSLTRNGDKVLLDFTGSSPQAKGPINYYINENLVRMFFGIYMITVADPQILWNDGFYPLVDVEIPEDSFWKPKFPAALNARNHGIGRVFDLFGGLLGQTNPDLLNAAGFSSSPHFMYSGNYSEGERKGEWFQLYSIGFGGIPGRPIGDGPDGHSLWPSFVNIPCEYLESYYPLRVEAWETVSDTGGAGLHRGGNAVDVAYRFLEPGTIAIHDDRWLTYPWGVNGGEPGARGRKWILRADGTTEILPSKIHDVEVVPGDVLHFVTWGGGGWGDPLARDPELVALEVRRGLVTADGARRYGVVCDESGSVDADATATLRVEMDAGRPDVLPTFNSGPPLEEILARCEEETGLPAPKPPVAL from the coding sequence ATGGCACAGATCATCCAGACCGCGACCGAGCCCCTCCCGACCGTCGACGTCGACGTGGTCACGCTCGACCTCGTCGAGAACGCACTGCGCAACGCTCGCTACGAGATGGACGAGGTCCTGTTCCGAACGGCGCTGTCACCGGGGATCCGCGAGCAGCACGACGAGTTCCCGCTGATCGGCGACCCGGAGGGCAAGATGGTCGTCGGCCAGTTCGGTCTCTCGATCCCGGACTTCCTCGAGAACTTCGACGGCACCATCCAGGAGGGCGACATCCTCCTCACCTCCGACCCGTACTCGTGCGGCGCCGCGATCAGCCACGCCAACGACTGGCTCGTCGTGATGCCCATCTACTTCGAAGGGCGCGTCGTCGGGTGGGCCTCGATGTTCGGGCACATGTCGGACGTCGGCGGCAAGACGCCGGCCTCCATGCCGACCGACGCCCGCACCATCTACGAGGAGGGCGTCGTCATCCCGCCCTTCAAGCTCTACAAGGCAGGCGTGCTCGACGAGGACGCGCTGCGCATCATCCTCAACCAGGTACGCAAGCCCGACTGGAACCGCGCGGACCTCAACGGGTTGGTCGCAGCCTGCAGCACCGCGTCACGCCGCGTGCAGGAGCTCTGCGCCCGGTTCGGTGCCGACACCTACACCTCCGCGCTCGACGCCCTGCTCGACCGCAACTACCGGGCGATGAAGGCGCTGCTCCAGATGGTGTTCAAGGACGGCGAGACGCTCTCGTTCACCGACTACATCTGTGACGACGGCGTCGGCTACGGGCCGTACGAGCTCAAGCTCAGCCTCACCCGCAACGGCGACAAGGTCCTGCTCGACTTCACGGGCAGCAGCCCGCAGGCGAAGGGGCCGATCAACTACTACATCAACGAGAACCTCGTCCGGATGTTCTTCGGGATCTACATGATCACGGTCGCGGACCCGCAGATCCTCTGGAACGACGGCTTCTATCCCCTGGTCGACGTCGAGATCCCCGAGGACTCGTTCTGGAAGCCGAAGTTCCCGGCAGCGCTCAATGCCCGCAACCACGGGATCGGGCGCGTGTTCGACCTCTTCGGAGGCCTCCTCGGCCAGACCAACCCCGACCTGCTGAACGCCGCCGGCTTCTCGTCGTCGCCGCACTTCATGTACTCCGGGAACTACAGCGAGGGCGAACGCAAGGGGGAGTGGTTCCAGCTGTACTCGATCGGCTTCGGTGGCATCCCAGGCCGTCCGATCGGAGACGGCCCGGACGGGCACTCGCTGTGGCCGTCCTTCGTCAACATCCCGTGCGAGTACCTCGAGTCGTACTACCCCTTGCGGGTCGAGGCGTGGGAGACCGTCTCGGACACGGGCGGCGCAGGGCTTCACCGGGGCGGCAACGCGGTCGACGTCGCGTACCGGTTCCTCGAGCCTGGCACGATCGCCATCCACGACGACCGGTGGCTCACCTATCCATGGGGCGTCAACGGCGGCGAACCCGGAGCCCGTGGCCGCAAGTGGATCCTCCGGGCCGACGGCACGACCGAGATCCTGCCGAGCAAGATCCACGACGTCGAGGTCGTGCCCGGCGACGTGCTCCACTTCGTCACGTGGGGCGGCGGCGGATGGGGCGACCCGCTCGCGCGTGACCCCGAGCTCGTCGCCCTCGAGGTACGGCGGGGGCTGGTGACCGCCGACGGCGCACGGCGCTACGGCGTGGTGTGCGACGAGTCGGGCTCCGTCGACGCCGACGCGACGGCGACGCTGCGGGTGGAGATGGACGCCGGTCGGCCGGACGTCCTGCCGACGTTCAACTCCGGCCCGCCGCTGGAGGAGATCCTCGCACGGTGCGAGGAGGAGACCGGGCTACCCGCCCCCAAGCCACCGGTGGCCCTGTGA
- a CDS encoding isochorismatase family protein: MTGVDDDAFPPALGVDLPPGRRPALVVVDLMRAYFDPSSPLCLPSADVLGPARRVLDAARAAGVPVVHTRVAYDADGANGGVFLRKLPALRGLVGGGPLSEIVEPVAPAGGEPVVVKQYASAFFGTRLASMLASMDVDTVIVIGVSTSGCVRATAVDALQHGLVALVVRDAVADRASGPHEANLYDLQAKYAQVVSAAEAVDYLASVA; this comes from the coding sequence GTGACCGGCGTCGACGACGACGCCTTCCCGCCGGCGTTGGGCGTCGACCTTCCCCCGGGTCGACGCCCAGCGCTGGTCGTGGTCGACCTGATGCGTGCGTACTTCGACCCTTCGTCGCCGCTGTGCCTGCCGTCGGCCGACGTGCTCGGTCCCGCGCGGCGGGTGCTCGACGCGGCCCGTGCCGCGGGCGTACCCGTCGTGCACACCCGGGTCGCCTACGACGCCGACGGAGCGAACGGCGGCGTGTTCCTCCGCAAGCTGCCCGCGCTGCGAGGCCTCGTCGGGGGCGGACCGCTGAGCGAGATCGTCGAGCCGGTCGCGCCTGCCGGGGGCGAGCCGGTGGTCGTCAAGCAGTACGCCAGCGCGTTCTTCGGCACCAGGCTCGCCTCGATGCTCGCGTCGATGGACGTCGACACGGTCATCGTCATCGGAGTCTCGACGAGCGGATGCGTCCGTGCGACGGCGGTGGACGCGCTTCAGCACGGGCTGGTGGCACTCGTCGTCCGGGACGCCGTGGCTGACCGGGCGTCCGGACCGCACGAGGCCAACCTGTACGACCTTCAGGCGAAGTACGCACAGGTCGTCAGCGCGGCCGAGGCGGTCGACTACCTGGCGTCGGTCGCATGA
- a CDS encoding hydroxymethylglutaryl-CoA lyase: protein MTSVEICEVSPRDGLQNESVVLSTEVKTELVERAVAAGARRVEAVSFVNPARVPQMADAEAVMATVPRVEGVSYAGLVMNRRGLDRAVEAGVDEINVVVVATDTFCQRNQGRTTAQACDEARALVAAGREAGLFTTVTVGASFGCPFEGEVSFDRLADVLARVADAAPDEVALADTIGVAVPAAVTARLALLDARIAPGTSTRLHLHDTRNTGVANALAGVAAGVDVLDASIGGTGGCPFAPNATGNVATEDLVYTFERSDIATSLSLSGLIEAAKWLEEEIGRRLPGALLHAGTFP, encoded by the coding sequence ATGACCAGCGTGGAGATCTGCGAGGTCTCGCCGCGAGACGGCCTCCAGAACGAGTCGGTCGTCCTCTCGACCGAGGTGAAGACCGAGCTCGTCGAGCGGGCAGTCGCCGCCGGCGCACGCCGTGTCGAGGCAGTCAGCTTCGTCAACCCTGCGCGCGTCCCGCAGATGGCCGACGCGGAGGCGGTGATGGCGACAGTCCCCAGGGTCGAGGGTGTTTCGTACGCGGGCCTCGTGATGAACCGTCGCGGGCTCGACCGGGCCGTGGAGGCCGGCGTCGACGAGATCAACGTCGTCGTCGTCGCGACCGACACCTTCTGCCAGCGCAACCAAGGGAGGACGACGGCGCAGGCGTGCGACGAGGCCCGCGCGCTGGTCGCGGCCGGGCGCGAGGCCGGGTTGTTCACCACCGTCACTGTCGGAGCGTCGTTCGGATGTCCGTTCGAGGGCGAGGTGAGCTTCGACCGGCTCGCGGACGTGCTTGCCCGGGTCGCCGACGCGGCACCGGACGAGGTCGCCCTCGCCGACACGATCGGTGTCGCCGTGCCTGCCGCCGTGACGGCCCGGCTGGCGCTCCTCGACGCGAGGATCGCCCCAGGAACCAGCACCCGGCTGCACCTGCACGACACGCGAAACACCGGCGTCGCAAACGCGCTCGCCGGCGTAGCAGCGGGTGTCGACGTGCTGGACGCCAGCATCGGCGGCACGGGTGGCTGCCCCTTCGCGCCCAACGCCACCGGAAACGTCGCGACGGAGGACCTCGTCTACACCTTCGAGCGCTCGGACATCGCCACGTCCTTGTCGCTGTCGGGCCTCATCGAAGCCGCGAAGTGGCTGGAGGAAGAGATCGGTCGTCGCCTCCCGGGCGCGCTGCTGCACGCGGGCACGTTCCCCTGA
- the ppk2 gene encoding polyphosphate kinase 2, producing MIQNFREYLDDLVHSGYTVRHDGHGSDPDLIDPGGNPIETWRADYPYDTRMDRDVYEAEKYRLQVELLKFQYWAQDSGTRHVILFEGRDAAGKGGTIKRFTEHLNPRTARVVALTKPTETENGQWYFQRYVERLPTAGEIVLFDRSWYNRAGVERVMGFCTDAEYELFMRQAPLFEEMLIESGMSLTKLWFSVTQHEQRTRFAIRQIDPVRRWKLSPMDIASLDRWDAYTDAKEAMMVHTDTDIAPWTAIKSNDKKRGRLNALRFFLSQFDYTGKDTAVVGYPDPKLVRRGKESVGD from the coding sequence ATGATCCAGAACTTCCGCGAGTACCTCGACGACCTGGTCCACTCGGGCTACACCGTGCGCCACGACGGCCACGGCTCCGACCCCGACCTCATCGACCCGGGCGGCAACCCGATCGAGACGTGGCGCGCCGACTACCCGTACGACACCCGGATGGACCGCGACGTCTACGAGGCCGAGAAGTACCGCCTCCAGGTCGAGCTGCTGAAGTTCCAGTACTGGGCGCAGGACAGCGGCACCCGCCACGTGATCCTCTTCGAGGGGCGTGACGCCGCCGGCAAGGGCGGCACGATCAAGCGGTTCACCGAGCACCTCAACCCACGCACCGCCCGCGTGGTCGCGCTCACGAAGCCGACCGAGACAGAGAACGGCCAGTGGTACTTCCAGCGCTACGTGGAGCGCCTCCCGACCGCCGGTGAGATCGTCCTCTTCGACCGCTCCTGGTACAACCGGGCAGGTGTCGAGCGGGTGATGGGTTTCTGCACGGACGCCGAGTACGAGCTGTTCATGCGCCAGGCGCCGCTGTTCGAGGAGATGCTGATCGAGAGCGGCATGTCACTCACCAAGCTGTGGTTCTCGGTGACCCAGCACGAGCAGCGCACCCGGTTCGCGATCCGCCAGATCGACCCCGTACGCCGGTGGAAGCTGTCTCCGATGGACATCGCGTCGCTGGACCGCTGGGACGCCTACACCGATGCGAAGGAGGCGATGATGGTGCACACGGACACCGACATCGCCCCGTGGACGGCGATCAAGAGCAACGACAAGAAGCGCGGCCGTCTCAACGCCCTGCGCTTCTTCCTGAGTCAGTTCGACTACACCGGCAAGGACACGGCGGTGGTCGGCTATCCCGACCCGAAGCTCGTCCGGCGTGGCAAGGAGTCCGTCGGCGACTGA
- a CDS encoding GAF and ANTAR domain-containing protein yields MTGHDEVVSQVVRELSSIRGLTSSIEKVTESARVLFGADYAGVTLIRGGGRLESEGATHDIVERLDAVQYDLREGPCVDAATDEGLVLTGDLGEDPRWPNWGPFAREHGVNSMMAADLHADDKRIGALNIFGTKIDQFDKNDVALLVTFSAHAAAALASAHTIESLTTALENRTVIGQAEGIIMERFGVDDVTAFAVLKRYSQHSNTRLHEVAAEIAATRQLPSS; encoded by the coding sequence ATGACAGGGCATGACGAGGTGGTCAGCCAGGTCGTGCGTGAGCTGAGCTCCATCCGGGGGCTCACGTCCTCGATCGAGAAGGTGACCGAGTCGGCGCGAGTGCTCTTCGGAGCGGACTACGCCGGAGTGACGCTCATCCGGGGAGGTGGGCGGCTGGAGTCGGAGGGTGCGACGCACGACATCGTCGAGCGCCTCGATGCCGTCCAGTACGACCTGCGCGAAGGCCCGTGCGTCGACGCGGCGACCGACGAGGGCCTGGTCCTGACGGGCGACCTGGGAGAAGACCCCCGATGGCCGAACTGGGGGCCCTTCGCGCGCGAGCACGGCGTGAACAGCATGATGGCGGCCGACCTGCACGCCGACGACAAGCGGATCGGGGCGCTGAACATCTTCGGCACGAAGATCGACCAGTTCGACAAGAACGACGTCGCACTGCTGGTGACCTTCTCGGCGCACGCAGCCGCCGCGCTCGCCTCCGCGCACACGATCGAGTCGTTGACCACGGCCCTCGAGAACCGGACCGTGATCGGGCAGGCCGAAGGCATCATCATGGAGCGCTTCGGAGTCGACGACGTGACGGCCTTCGCTGTTCTCAAGCGCTACTCGCAGCACTCCAACACGCGACTGCACGAGGTCGCGGCCGAGATCGCGGCAACGCGGCAGCTCCCTTCATCATGA
- a CDS encoding cyclase family protein — MSVLTALTAALSSGSIEVVDLTSPLSHETPILELPPEFGQTQRFTLEEISRYDDRGPAWYWNNFRTGEHTGTHFDAPNHWVSGKDLADIDSVPVSALVAPAVVLDVTDEVASNADFLIEVEHLEAFQAEHGAFPAGGWLLCRTGWSARTTQQEMINNTETGPTSPGMSAECARWVAEESPLQGIGVETVGTDAGAAHSFDPAFPCHAFLLGNGKYGLAQLQNLDRLPVTGAVVVASPLRIVGGSGSPARVLALVER, encoded by the coding sequence ATGTCCGTTCTCACAGCCCTCACCGCCGCCTTGAGCTCCGGCTCGATCGAGGTCGTCGACCTGACGTCGCCTCTGTCTCACGAGACCCCGATCCTGGAGCTGCCGCCCGAGTTCGGTCAGACCCAGCGTTTCACCCTCGAGGAGATCAGCCGCTACGACGACCGGGGCCCGGCCTGGTACTGGAACAACTTTCGTACCGGCGAGCACACCGGTACCCACTTCGACGCCCCGAACCACTGGGTGAGCGGCAAGGACCTTGCCGACATCGACTCCGTCCCGGTCTCGGCGCTCGTCGCTCCGGCCGTGGTGCTGGACGTCACCGACGAGGTCGCCTCGAACGCCGACTTCCTCATCGAGGTCGAGCACCTCGAGGCCTTCCAGGCCGAGCACGGCGCCTTCCCCGCGGGCGGCTGGCTCCTGTGCCGCACGGGATGGTCGGCCCGCACGACCCAGCAGGAGATGATCAACAACACGGAGACCGGTCCGACGAGCCCCGGGATGTCCGCCGAGTGCGCCCGCTGGGTCGCGGAGGAGTCTCCGTTGCAAGGCATCGGCGTCGAGACGGTCGGTACGGACGCGGGTGCCGCGCACTCCTTCGACCCGGCGTTCCCCTGCCACGCGTTCCTCCTCGGCAACGGCAAGTACGGCCTGGCGCAGCTGCAGAACCTCGACCGCCTCCCGGTCACCGGTGCCGTGGTCGTGGCGTCACCGCTACGGATCGTCGGCGGCTCCGGGTCGCCCGCACGGGTGCTCGCCCTGGTGGAGCGTTGA
- a CDS encoding thiamine pyrophosphate-binding protein, which produces MQVAEAVGRALVESGIDHVFGVVGSGNFHLTNAMVAAGARFVATRHEGGATTAADAYSRTSGRVAAVTVHQGCGLTNAMTGLAEAAKSRTPVVVVAAEVTQPLSNFFVDQDALALAVGAVPIRVGSADSAIADARAAVAVARDERRTVLLNVPLDLQAGEAWAGPSVVGASARPVARPPETDLATLCDALAAAQRPVFVAGRGARGAGPDVARLAEACGALLATSAVARGLFAGDPWSLDVSGGFAPPVVAELIADADLIVGWGCALNMWTMRHGRLIGPGAVVVQVDDDPDAIGAHRPDAVGVVGDVGATARAMIERLTGSRQGYRTPEVEKQIVAQGRWRDVAYEDDSTQDAQGRPERIDPRTLTIALDDLLPAERVVGVDSGNFMGYPSAFLAVPDERGFCFTQAFQSVGLGLATAIGAALAQPERLAVAALGDGGALMGAAELETVVRLGLPMVVVVYDDEAYGAEVHHFGPDGHPLDTVMFPSADFAAIGRGYGFEAVTVRGVDDLREVGRWLAGPRERPLLVDAKVTRAASWWLEEAFRGH; this is translated from the coding sequence ATGCAGGTCGCCGAGGCCGTCGGTCGCGCTCTCGTCGAGTCCGGCATCGACCACGTCTTCGGTGTCGTCGGGTCGGGCAACTTCCATCTCACCAACGCGATGGTCGCCGCCGGTGCGCGCTTCGTCGCGACCCGCCACGAGGGCGGCGCGACGACCGCAGCGGACGCGTACTCCCGCACGAGCGGTCGCGTGGCGGCCGTCACCGTGCACCAGGGGTGCGGGCTCACCAACGCGATGACCGGACTCGCCGAGGCTGCGAAGAGCCGGACGCCCGTCGTCGTCGTCGCTGCCGAGGTGACCCAGCCGCTCTCCAACTTCTTCGTGGACCAGGACGCGCTCGCACTGGCGGTCGGTGCCGTCCCGATCCGGGTCGGGTCGGCGGACTCCGCGATCGCCGACGCACGCGCGGCCGTCGCGGTCGCCAGGGACGAGCGCCGTACGGTGCTGCTGAACGTGCCGCTCGACCTGCAGGCGGGCGAGGCGTGGGCCGGTCCCAGCGTCGTCGGGGCCTCGGCCCGGCCGGTGGCGAGACCGCCGGAGACCGACCTCGCCACCCTGTGCGACGCCCTCGCGGCGGCGCAGCGGCCCGTGTTCGTCGCGGGACGTGGCGCACGGGGCGCCGGTCCGGACGTCGCCCGCCTCGCGGAGGCGTGCGGCGCGCTGCTCGCCACGTCGGCCGTCGCGCGTGGTCTGTTCGCCGGCGACCCGTGGTCGCTCGACGTGTCGGGCGGCTTCGCGCCACCGGTCGTCGCCGAGCTGATCGCCGATGCCGACCTGATCGTCGGCTGGGGGTGCGCCCTCAACATGTGGACGATGCGTCACGGTCGGCTGATCGGCCCCGGAGCGGTCGTGGTCCAGGTCGACGACGACCCCGACGCCATCGGTGCGCACCGACCCGACGCGGTGGGGGTCGTCGGTGACGTCGGCGCGACCGCCCGGGCGATGATCGAGCGCCTGACCGGCTCGCGCCAGGGCTACCGCACTCCGGAGGTCGAGAAGCAGATCGTCGCGCAAGGTCGGTGGCGCGACGTCGCCTACGAGGACGACAGCACCCAGGACGCACAGGGGCGACCCGAACGGATCGACCCGCGGACGCTCACGATCGCCCTCGACGACCTGCTGCCGGCGGAGAGGGTCGTCGGCGTCGACTCCGGCAACTTCATGGGCTATCCGAGCGCCTTCCTGGCTGTCCCTGACGAGCGCGGGTTCTGCTTCACGCAGGCGTTCCAGTCGGTCGGCCTCGGGCTCGCGACGGCAATCGGCGCCGCGCTGGCGCAACCCGAGCGGCTCGCCGTGGCCGCCCTCGGGGACGGCGGAGCGCTGATGGGCGCCGCCGAGCTCGAGACCGTCGTACGTCTGGGGCTGCCGATGGTCGTCGTGGTCTACGACGACGAGGCGTACGGGGCCGAGGTGCACCACTTCGGGCCGGACGGACACCCGCTCGACACGGTGATGTTTCCGTCGGCCGACTTCGCGGCCATCGGGCGCGGGTACGGGTTCGAGGCAGTGACGGTGCGAGGCGTCGACGACCTGCGAGAGGTCGGGCGGTGGCTCGCCGGACCACGTGAACGACCGCTCCTCGTCGACGCCAAGGTCACGCGCGCGGCGTCGTGGTGGCTGGAGGAGGCGTTCCGAGGTCACTGA